The DNA segment GCGCCCATTTTTAGCGCTGCTGCCAGCAATACCGAAGTTTTGTATTCTATCATTTTAAGGTAGGCATCTACGGTTACATCGGTACGCTGTTCAAAATCCATATCCATCTGTTGGCCTTCAATAATTTCTATGGCAGCTTTGTTGAAAACATTCATTACGTCCGAGAAGCAATTTGCGGGAACTTTTTGGAGGTAGCGATGTGCATGCAGGTGCATGGCATCGCCAACTAAAATCGCTTTGTTCATTCCGTGTTCTTTATACACGGTTAGCTTGCCGCGTCTTAACTCTGCGGCATCCATAATATCATCGTGCACTAGTGTGAAATTGTGAAATACTTCTATGGAAAAAGCTGCATTGAGGGCATCGTTTACATTGCCGCCAAAAAGGTCGCAGGCAAGCAACAACAGCAAAGGGCGAATACGTTTACCACTGTTTGCCATAGTTTGGTTGATGGGGTCGTATAAACTTTTAGGCTCAAAGTTGAAGACATCTTTTTTGAACTGTGTATCGTAAATGGCTGCTATTTCGGCAAGATTGTGCATGTATAGAATTGAATTTTATAGTGCAAGGTTAAAAAGCTGTTTGGATTTTTGGCTATTATTTTTCTAAGCTATTTAATGGCTTCTACCTTAAATCCTTTTTTGCGCAGCCTTTCTATTACTCCGGTTGGTGTGGGCAGGTGCAGTGCGCCAATGGCGCAAAAGGTAGATTGCTGTTGAATAATGTCGGCAATGCGCTCTGCCATTATTTTGTTGCGATCGGTGAGCAGTGCTTTTTCGAGTTTTGCAGGCATGGGATTTTGTTGGTTGAGTATAACGATGCTGTCTAAGTTTTCTTCGGTGTAGAGTTTAAAAAGTTGGTCAGCAAAAGAGGTGTTGTTTTTTTTCTTTAGTTCATCTTTTATCATTTGTGCTTGTTCTTTGTACGAAAGTGCTTGAAGTGCTTGTAGTTGCTCTTGCACGGTTTCTATACCAATAAGTTTTTTATCGTTTTTTTCTGCCCATTCTAGTAAGTAAAAGTCTAGTGGTGCAGCACTGTCTGCCGTCATGCCGCTTTGCTCTAGCAATACCGAAAGAAGTATGGGTTGCATTTTATCGAGCAACGCTATGGAATATCCTGTAGATGCTTCTAGCAGCGAGTCGAGGGTTTGGTATTCATCTTTAGTAAAGAGTTTTGATAGTGTGGTTCCATCTTTCATTAGCAAACTGAACATGAGGCTCATATCCACATCGTTTTCGCTGGCAATAATTTCCATAGCATAGGCATGGCATTGGTTAAGACGTTGTTTTATAGAATCTATCTTAGTGAAAGCACGGCTATCGGCAACGTGCATAGTGCCTAGCAGATACGATTCGCTTTTTAACCCATTGCCCGAAATTTTCCAAAGTAAACTTTGGTATTGGCTGAAAGAAAAAAGAGCGGTGTATGAAATTAAAAGAGCGAGAAAATACTTCATGAGGCAAAGGTGCAATTCTTATTGTTTTTTTGAAGAAGAAGTGTTTGCAGCTTATGGTAGAGGAGTTTTTAAATAGTGTAATCAATTAGGCAGTAGCTAATAAAGAGCGTGTAATAAAAAACCCGCTTACGATGAATGGTAAGCAGGTTTTGAGTTTGCACCATTGCAGGTGCGGCATGTGGCGGAAAGAGAGGGATTCGAACCCTCGGTACCCTTTAGAGGTACACACACTTTCCAGGCGTGCCCGTTCGACCGCTCCGGCATCTTTCCGTGGGGTGCAAAAGTAATTTTATCCATTACTTTAAGCTGTAAATTTTTAGGAGTAATTGCCTGCCTTGCTTGGAACATTTTTTAAAATAAAAAAGGGTCGCGATGTGGCGACCCTCCTCTGACTATGGACACTTTGTTTGGTGACAAAAAATGGGGAATTGGGATAAGTGGTTGGGTATAGTGGTTAGTGGTAAAGCATTTTAGTTAGAAGCGAGCGCCACGCTAGGGAAAGTACGTGTAACTCCGTCTTTAGAAA comes from the Chitinophagales bacterium genome and includes:
- a CDS encoding TraB/GumN family protein; translation: MKYFLALLISYTALFSFSQYQSLLWKISGNGLKSESYLLGTMHVADSRAFTKIDSIKQRLNQCHAYAMEIIASENDVDMSLMFSLLMKDGTTLSKLFTKDEYQTLDSLLEASTGYSIALLDKMQPILLSVLLEQSGMTADSAAPLDFYLLEWAEKNDKKLIGIETVQEQLQALQALSYKEQAQMIKDELKKKNNTSFADQLFKLYTEENLDSIVILNQQNPMPAKLEKALLTDRNKIMAERIADIIQQQSTFCAIGALHLPTPTGVIERLRKKGFKVEAIK
- a CDS encoding polyprenyl synthetase family protein, with product MHNLAEIAAIYDTQFKKDVFNFEPKSLYDPINQTMANSGKRIRPLLLLLACDLFGGNVNDALNAAFSIEVFHNFTLVHDDIMDAAELRRGKLTVYKEHGMNKAILVGDAMHLHAHRYLQKVPANCFSDVMNVFNKAAIEIIEGQQMDMDFEQRTDVTVDAYLKMIEYKTSVLLAAALKMGAIIGGASISEQEKIYNFGLHLGIAFQIKDDFLDTFGEGEKVGKKIGGDILRNKKTYLWLTAWNHADATQKQQLNTLLHTTDETQKINGVLAVYNQLQVKERTEQAIQNHYNTALQNLESIRVKEEFKQPLHDIATMLQQREF